A genomic stretch from Shewanella woodyi ATCC 51908 includes:
- the pth gene encoding aminoacyl-tRNA hydrolase, translated as MSNIKLIVGLANPGEKYAQTRHNAGAWYVQELARVCGATLVADSKYFGLTARVTLHGKDVRLLIPSTFMNLSGKSVGAMANFFRIEADEILVAHDELDMEPGVAKFKLGGGHGGHNGLKDIIASLANNKGFYRLRIGIGHPGDKSQVSNYVLGKAPGTEQAAIEDVIDEAVRSTEVLFNQDMAKAMNRLHAYKA; from the coding sequence ATGAGTAATATAAAACTAATAGTTGGGCTCGCAAATCCGGGTGAAAAATACGCCCAGACTAGACATAATGCTGGGGCCTGGTACGTACAAGAGTTAGCGAGAGTATGCGGCGCAACTTTAGTGGCAGATAGTAAATATTTTGGTCTGACGGCAAGAGTGACGCTACATGGAAAAGATGTGCGCTTGCTGATCCCAAGTACGTTTATGAATCTTAGCGGTAAGTCAGTAGGGGCTATGGCTAACTTCTTTCGTATTGAAGCTGATGAAATATTAGTGGCTCATGATGAGCTGGATATGGAGCCAGGTGTTGCCAAGTTTAAACTTGGTGGTGGCCATGGTGGCCATAATGGTTTGAAAGATATCATCGCAAGTCTCGCTAACAATAAAGGCTTTTATCGCCTTCGTATCGGTATTGGTCACCCTGGTGATAAAAGCCAAGTGAGCAATTATGTCTTAGGTAAAGCACCGGGGACAGAGCAGGCTGCGATTGAAGATGTGATTGATGAAGCAGTTAGGTCAACTGAGGTGCTCTTTAACCAAGATATGGCCAAGGCCATGAACCGGTTGCACGCTTATAAGGCTTAA
- a CDS encoding zinc ribbon-containing protein, with amino-acid sequence MSARSAELLSLYEALLAKVKADYLNDNSMTVKELFAVVTNGKEFLSLKEQAKEDELALVEQFLKRDIASYLQEKNDTDLSHSPTMITVENTVWHWLSGITDRSQIEWHEVLQDFKHQGHYQSGEIVGQGNMVCIHCGHEMKIEFPGVIPDCPECDESEFTREALAP; translated from the coding sequence ATGAGTGCAAGAAGTGCGGAGTTACTATCGCTTTATGAAGCTCTATTGGCGAAAGTCAAAGCTGATTACCTTAATGATAACTCGATGACTGTAAAGGAGTTATTTGCAGTTGTTACTAACGGTAAAGAGTTTCTCTCCCTTAAAGAGCAAGCTAAAGAAGATGAGTTAGCTTTAGTTGAACAATTTTTAAAACGTGATATCGCAAGCTACCTTCAGGAGAAAAATGATACAGATTTAAGTCATAGCCCTACCATGATCACTGTGGAGAACACAGTTTGGCATTGGTTGAGTGGTATTACAGACCGAAGCCAGATTGAGTGGCATGAGGTGTTACAGGACTTTAAGCATCAAGGTCATTACCAAAGTGGTGAAATCGTCGGGCAGGGAAACATGGTTTGTATTCACTGTGGCCACGAGATGAAGATTGAATTCCCCGGTGTGATCCCTGATTGTCCTGAATGTGATGAGAGTGAGTTTACTAGAGAAGCACTCGCACCTTAA
- a CDS encoding FAD-dependent monooxygenase, whose protein sequence is MVGAATAIGLAQLGLNIAVIEAFEPEPYNDKQEIDIRVSAVSVASENLLERLGALAGLSQMRRAAYLGLETWELEGFITQFHADQVGVTHLGHIVENRLIQLSLWEQFKQYDNIELLSPVRVERFSRHDDAVVVHLNNATCIEAKLLVGADGANSQVRQWAGIGLTGWDYAQSAMLINIKTAQGQQDVTWQQFTPNGPRSLLPLPGNHASLVWYDDANRIAQLSLMSEKALGEQIKRHFPARLDRDFEVLQKGSFKLTRRHAQTYYSDNVVILGDAAHTINPLAGQGVNIGFKDVEAIISSVSSSLSKGEAWWEEGTLKAYEKLRYQDNQLMMTAMDLFYAGFSNELLPLKVMRNAALKIANIDSPIKKHVLMYAMGLK, encoded by the coding sequence ATGGTGGGAGCTGCAACGGCTATTGGTTTAGCGCAGCTGGGACTTAATATCGCAGTTATTGAGGCTTTTGAGCCAGAACCCTATAACGATAAGCAAGAGATAGATATTCGTGTTTCCGCAGTGAGCGTAGCATCTGAGAATTTATTAGAGCGCTTAGGAGCCCTTGCTGGGTTAAGTCAAATGCGAAGGGCTGCTTATTTAGGGCTTGAGACTTGGGAGCTGGAGGGATTTATCACCCAGTTTCACGCAGATCAGGTTGGTGTGACACATCTTGGTCATATTGTAGAGAACCGACTTATTCAACTTTCCCTTTGGGAGCAGTTTAAGCAGTATGACAATATTGAGCTTTTGTCGCCAGTTAGGGTTGAGCGTTTTAGCCGTCATGATGATGCCGTTGTGGTGCACCTTAATAATGCGACTTGCATAGAGGCTAAGTTGCTTGTGGGCGCAGACGGGGCTAATTCGCAAGTAAGACAGTGGGCTGGTATTGGATTGACTGGTTGGGATTATGCGCAATCGGCGATGTTGATCAATATTAAAACAGCGCAAGGACAGCAAGATGTTACTTGGCAACAGTTTACCCCCAATGGTCCAAGATCTTTACTTCCTCTGCCCGGTAATCACGCCTCTTTAGTTTGGTATGATGATGCAAATCGGATCGCGCAACTGTCTTTGATGAGTGAAAAGGCGTTAGGCGAACAGATTAAGCGGCATTTTCCTGCAAGGTTAGATAGAGATTTTGAGGTCCTGCAGAAGGGAAGTTTTAAACTCACCAGACGTCATGCGCAAACTTACTATTCAGACAATGTGGTGATTTTGGGAGATGCGGCTCATACCATTAACCCGCTTGCTGGTCAGGGAGTCAATATTGGCTTTAAAGATGTAGAGGCGATTATCTCATCGGTATCCTCAAGTTTGAGTAAAGGCGAAGCTTGGTGGGAAGAGGGGACATTAAAGGCTTATGAGAAGTTACGTTATCAGGATAACCAGTTGATGATGACGGCAATGGACCTTTTCTATGCAGGCTTTAGTAATGAGTTGCTGCCATTAAAAGTGATGCGAAATGCCGCATTGAAGATTGCTAACATCGACTCCCCGATAAAAAAGCATGTGCTTATGTATGCGATGGGACTTAAATAA
- the miaB gene encoding tRNA (N6-isopentenyl adenosine(37)-C2)-methylthiotransferase MiaB, translated as MSKKLHIKTWGCQMNEYDSSKMADLMDEYKGYTLTEEAEEADVLLLNTCSIREKAQEKVFHQLGRWKKLKDKNPNLIIGVGGCVASQEGKVIKDRAQCVDLIFGPQTLHRLPEMIDQIEAGGKAVIDVSFPEIEKFDRLPEPRADGPSAFVSIMEGCSKYCSFCVVPYTRGEEVSRPLDDVILEIAQLAEQGVREVNLLGQNVNAYRGATHDDEICTFAELLRYVAAIDGIDRLRFTTSHPIEFTQDIIDVYEDTPELVSFLHLPVQSGSDRILTQMKRGHMAIEYKSIIRRLRKARPDIQVSSDFIIGFPGESKQDFEDTMKLIEDVQFDHSFSFIYSARPGTPASDLPDDVTLDEKKERLAILQDRITQQAMRYSRQMLGTVQRILVEGPSVKNPMELRGRTETSRVVNFEADPKHIGSFVDVEIVDVYTNSLRGNFIRGEDEMDLRRSLRPSDILAKHKKDDELGVTQYIP; from the coding sequence ATGAGCAAGAAACTCCATATTAAAACCTGGGGCTGTCAGATGAATGAGTATGACTCATCTAAGATGGCTGATCTAATGGATGAGTATAAAGGGTACACCTTAACAGAAGAGGCTGAAGAGGCTGATGTACTTCTGCTAAATACCTGTTCTATCCGTGAAAAAGCTCAGGAAAAGGTGTTCCATCAACTTGGGCGCTGGAAAAAACTAAAAGATAAAAACCCCAACCTTATTATTGGTGTTGGTGGCTGTGTCGCGTCACAAGAGGGCAAAGTGATTAAAGATCGCGCCCAGTGTGTCGATCTGATTTTCGGCCCTCAAACACTTCACCGCCTGCCAGAGATGATCGATCAGATCGAAGCAGGAGGTAAAGCCGTCATCGATGTGAGCTTCCCTGAAATCGAAAAGTTTGACCGTCTACCAGAACCTCGCGCTGATGGACCAAGTGCTTTTGTCTCAATTATGGAAGGTTGCAGCAAGTATTGCTCTTTCTGCGTTGTGCCTTATACACGCGGTGAAGAGGTCAGTCGCCCCCTTGATGACGTTATTCTAGAGATAGCCCAGTTAGCTGAACAGGGTGTGCGTGAAGTAAACCTTTTAGGTCAAAACGTTAACGCATATCGCGGCGCAACTCATGATGATGAGATCTGTACCTTTGCTGAGTTGCTTCGCTATGTTGCGGCAATTGATGGCATTGATAGACTGCGTTTTACCACCAGCCACCCAATTGAGTTTACTCAAGATATTATTGATGTTTACGAAGACACCCCTGAACTGGTTAGCTTCCTTCACCTGCCGGTTCAATCGGGTTCAGATAGAATTTTGACCCAGATGAAACGTGGTCATATGGCTATCGAGTACAAGTCTATTATTCGTCGTCTACGCAAGGCTCGCCCAGATATTCAGGTCAGTTCAGATTTCATCATCGGCTTCCCTGGTGAATCTAAGCAAGATTTCGAAGACACCATGAAGTTGATTGAAGATGTTCAATTTGATCATAGCTTTAGCTTTATCTACAGTGCACGCCCTGGTACCCCAGCATCGGATCTGCCCGATGATGTAACTCTTGATGAGAAGAAAGAGCGTTTAGCTATCTTACAAGACAGAATAACTCAACAAGCGATGCGCTATAGTCGTCAGATGCTTGGCACAGTTCAGCGTATTCTAGTCGAAGGTCCTTCGGTTAAAAATCCGATGGAGTTAAGAGGCCGTACAGAGACAAGTCGTGTAGTTAACTTCGAGGCCGATCCTAAGCATATTGGCAGTTTCGTCGATGTAGAGATTGTAGATGTCTATACAAACTCACTAAGAGGTAACTTTATTCGCGGCGAAGATGAGATGGATCTTAGACGTTCACTACGTCCGTCAGATATTCTTGCTAAACATAAGAAAGATGACGAACTAGGTGTAACTCAGTATATCCCTTAA
- the ychF gene encoding redox-regulated ATPase YchF: protein MGFKCGIVGLPNVGKSTLFNALTKAGIEASNFPFCTIEPNTGVVPVPDARLDALAQIVNPERVLPTTMEFVDIAGLVAGASKGEGLGNKFLANIRETDAIGHVVRCFEDDNIVHVANKVSPASDIEVINTELALADLDSCERAITRQAKRAKGGDADAKFEVSVLEKMRPVLDEGDMLRSMELSKEELAAVAYLNFLTLKPTMYIANVAEDGFENNPHLDTVREIAAKENAVVVAVCAAIESELAEMDAEDREEFMADLGLEEPGLDRVIRAGYDLLTLQTYFTAGVKEVRAWTVPVGASAPKAAGVIHTDFERGFIRAQVMAYDDFITYKGEAGAKEAGKLRVEGKTYIVKDGDVMHFLFNV, encoded by the coding sequence ATGGGTTTTAAATGTGGCATTGTAGGCTTGCCAAACGTAGGTAAATCAACATTATTCAATGCGTTAACTAAAGCGGGCATCGAAGCGTCTAACTTCCCGTTTTGTACTATTGAACCAAATACTGGTGTTGTGCCTGTACCTGATGCTCGTTTGGATGCATTAGCTCAGATAGTTAACCCTGAACGTGTGCTACCAACAACTATGGAGTTTGTCGATATTGCAGGTCTAGTTGCTGGCGCTTCTAAAGGTGAAGGTCTAGGAAACAAGTTCCTCGCTAACATTCGTGAGACGGATGCCATCGGTCACGTTGTACGTTGTTTCGAAGATGACAATATCGTTCACGTTGCTAATAAAGTTTCACCAGCTTCAGATATTGAAGTGATTAACACTGAACTTGCATTAGCGGATCTTGACTCTTGTGAGCGTGCTATCACTCGTCAGGCCAAACGTGCTAAAGGTGGCGACGCCGATGCCAAGTTTGAAGTTTCTGTACTTGAAAAGATGCGCCCAGTGCTTGATGAAGGTGACATGCTGCGCTCTATGGAGCTAAGTAAAGAGGAGTTAGCTGCCGTTGCGTATCTGAACTTCCTGACGCTTAAGCCTACTATGTATATTGCTAACGTTGCCGAAGATGGGTTTGAAAACAATCCACATTTAGATACCGTTCGTGAAATTGCTGCTAAAGAGAATGCTGTTGTTGTTGCTGTTTGTGCTGCGATCGAGTCTGAGCTTGCAGAGATGGATGCAGAGGACCGCGAAGAGTTTATGGCTGATCTTGGTTTGGAAGAGCCAGGCTTAGATCGTGTTATTCGTGCCGGTTACGACCTATTGACGCTGCAAACTTACTTTACCGCTGGTGTTAAAGAGGTGCGTGCTTGGACTGTTCCTGTTGGCGCGAGTGCACCAAAAGCTGCTGGTGTTATCCATACCGATTTTGAGCGTGGCTTCATTCGTGCTCAAGTGATGGCTTACGATGACTTCATTACTTATAAAGGTGAAGCTGGCGCTAAGGAAGCGGGTAAGTTAAGAGTTGAAGGTAAAACTTACATCGTTAAAGATGGCGATGTTATGCATTTCCTATTTAACGTATAG
- the lnt gene encoding apolipoprotein N-acyltransferase produces MLNKLRASAHHSKIRLVLAYFAGASTTLAFAPYSIWPIYLVAMAFALHLSRALSAKQSFNFWLSFGFGCFSVGISWVHVSMDKFGGLPLIASIGLMALLALYLALYPALSGYLLQKLSPKNPLTRNLLLFPILWTLTEWARGWVLTGFPWLWAGYSQTEGPIKELASVIGVLGLSYLIAMLAGSLALCLQKRWHSAAIILPLLITATYLSPMLSSVEAKGESVKVTLVQGNIAQSMKWEPEALWPTMLKYMDLSRPELADTDIFIWPEAAIPAPESMVADFLDNANKVANLNNSAIITGIISQQQDNFYNSLIVLGNHDKPEQEQADYTIGGGNEFKKHHLLPIGEFVPFESLLRPIAPFFNLPMSSFSRGEYQQPNLEAVGHQIAPAICYEIAFPELLRANVNEDTELLLTVSNDAWFGSSNGPLQHMEIAQMRSIELGRPLVRATNTGVTAVVDEYGNITHKLPQFEAGVLVADIPLVKGSTAFSKWGEWPILLWSSLLLVLFLFRFVKHRLD; encoded by the coding sequence ATGCTGAATAAACTTCGGGCATCCGCCCATCATTCAAAAATACGTCTGGTGCTGGCATACTTTGCCGGTGCCAGTACCACACTCGCTTTTGCTCCCTACTCGATATGGCCAATCTACTTAGTCGCCATGGCATTTGCACTGCATTTAAGTCGCGCGCTATCCGCCAAACAGAGCTTTAACTTTTGGCTCAGCTTTGGATTTGGTTGTTTTTCAGTTGGAATAAGCTGGGTCCATGTCAGCATGGATAAATTTGGCGGCCTGCCATTGATTGCCTCTATCGGACTAATGGCACTATTAGCCCTTTATCTGGCACTCTACCCCGCTCTAAGCGGCTACCTACTGCAAAAACTGTCCCCTAAAAATCCGCTCACAAGAAATCTGCTGCTCTTCCCTATCCTATGGACACTGACCGAGTGGGCCAGAGGCTGGGTGTTAACGGGATTTCCTTGGTTATGGGCCGGATACTCCCAAACCGAAGGGCCAATAAAGGAGCTCGCCAGTGTCATTGGTGTACTGGGACTGAGCTACCTTATTGCTATGCTCGCAGGTTCCTTAGCCCTATGTCTGCAAAAACGCTGGCACAGCGCCGCAATCATCTTGCCGCTACTTATCACTGCAACTTACCTAAGCCCAATGCTCTCAAGCGTTGAAGCTAAAGGGGAGTCGGTTAAGGTGACACTGGTACAAGGTAATATTGCCCAAAGCATGAAGTGGGAGCCCGAGGCATTGTGGCCTACCATGCTAAAATACATGGATCTCTCACGACCTGAGCTTGCAGACACAGATATCTTTATCTGGCCAGAAGCTGCAATTCCAGCTCCTGAGTCCATGGTTGCTGATTTTCTGGATAACGCCAATAAGGTCGCAAATCTAAATAACAGCGCCATCATCACAGGCATCATCAGCCAGCAGCAAGATAATTTTTATAATTCACTTATCGTGCTTGGAAACCATGATAAGCCAGAGCAAGAACAAGCCGATTACACCATAGGCGGGGGCAATGAGTTTAAAAAACACCACCTTCTACCTATTGGTGAATTTGTTCCATTTGAATCGCTGCTCAGGCCGATAGCCCCATTTTTTAATCTGCCTATGTCTTCATTTTCCAGAGGCGAATATCAACAACCAAACTTAGAAGCAGTCGGCCACCAGATAGCCCCAGCCATATGTTATGAGATAGCTTTTCCTGAACTGTTAAGAGCCAACGTTAATGAAGATACTGAGTTACTGCTCACAGTGTCCAATGATGCCTGGTTTGGTAGCTCTAACGGTCCACTACAGCATATGGAGATAGCCCAGATGCGCTCCATTGAGCTTGGTCGTCCACTGGTCAGAGCCACCAACACTGGCGTCACGGCTGTCGTGGATGAATACGGCAATATTACCCATAAGTTGCCGCAATTTGAGGCTGGTGTATTAGTAGCTGATATCCCCTTAGTGAAAGGGAGCACAGCATTTTCTAAATGGGGAGAGTGGCCAATACTTCTCTGGTCATCATTGCTACTTGTACTGTTTCTATTTCGGTTTGTAAAACATCGCCTAGACTAA
- the corC gene encoding CNNM family magnesium/cobalt transport protein CorC (CorC(YbeX) belongs to the Cyclin M Mg2+ Exporter (CNNM) family, and was characterized as belonging to a set of three proteins, at least one of which must be present for CorA to function.), producing MSDDIPPSTSAQKKSWLDKVSQLFQGEPQSRDDLVEVIHDAELREVISEDTREMIKGVLEVSDLRVRDIMIPRAQIVALQIDDSVTELLSTVISSAHSRFPVVNEDKDHIEGILLAKDLLQYGFKNSDEPFSLSQVIRPAVVVPESKRVDVLLKEFRSQRYHMAIVVDEYGGVSGLVTIEDILEEIVGEIEDEFDHDSAEETEIRKVSKLVYMIKALTPIEDFNESFNTQFSDEEFDTVGGLVSHAFGHLPERNEKVTIDGIEFTVISADTRRLLQLRVKLPDPSIEEKSE from the coding sequence ATGAGTGATGATATCCCACCGAGTACCAGCGCCCAAAAGAAGAGCTGGTTAGATAAAGTAAGCCAGTTGTTTCAGGGCGAGCCTCAAAGTCGCGATGATCTTGTTGAAGTAATACACGATGCCGAGCTTCGTGAAGTTATATCAGAAGATACGCGAGAGATGATTAAAGGTGTCTTAGAAGTATCCGATCTACGCGTAAGGGATATCATGATCCCAAGAGCGCAGATAGTCGCACTTCAAATAGATGATTCGGTAACAGAACTTCTCTCTACCGTCATAAGTTCTGCACATTCACGCTTTCCAGTGGTAAACGAAGATAAAGATCATATTGAAGGTATTTTGCTTGCAAAAGACCTGCTCCAATATGGATTTAAAAACAGTGATGAGCCTTTCTCTTTAAGCCAAGTTATCCGTCCAGCTGTTGTTGTTCCCGAGAGTAAACGTGTTGATGTTCTTCTCAAAGAGTTCCGCTCCCAGCGATACCATATGGCGATCGTCGTCGATGAGTATGGTGGAGTTTCAGGCTTGGTCACTATTGAAGATATTCTCGAAGAGATCGTTGGTGAAATTGAAGATGAGTTCGATCACGACTCAGCCGAAGAGACTGAGATCCGTAAAGTCAGTAAATTGGTCTATATGATCAAAGCACTGACTCCAATCGAAGACTTCAATGAAAGCTTTAATACCCAGTTCAGTGACGAAGAGTTCGACACCGTTGGAGGCTTAGTCTCTCACGCCTTTGGCCATCTGCCAGAGCGTAATGAAAAGGTCACCATCGATGGTATTGAATTTACCGTGATCAGTGCAGATACTCGCAGGTTACTACAACTTAGGGTCAAACTCCCCGACCCTAGCATCGAAGAGAAAAGCGAATAA
- the ybeY gene encoding rRNA maturation RNase YbeY, which translates to MSTSHTKLELALDLQIATDNKQLPTQQDFELWVRTALRNTMTEAELTVRVVDAEESQALNSTYRGKDKPTNVLSFPFEAPAEIELPLLGDLIICASVVEHEAIQQNKPLQAHWAHMVVHGCLHLLGYDHINDIEAEEMESIETQLIESLGFNNPYKEQ; encoded by the coding sequence ATGAGCACTAGCCACACCAAGCTTGAATTGGCACTCGATCTTCAGATAGCGACGGATAATAAACAGCTACCAACGCAACAAGATTTTGAACTTTGGGTGCGCACCGCACTCAGAAACACCATGACAGAGGCTGAATTGACGGTACGAGTTGTCGATGCAGAGGAAAGTCAGGCGCTTAATTCTACCTATAGAGGAAAAGATAAGCCCACAAATGTACTGTCATTCCCTTTTGAAGCACCCGCTGAAATTGAGCTCCCTTTGCTAGGTGATTTAATCATCTGTGCATCGGTGGTTGAACACGAAGCAATACAGCAAAACAAGCCCTTGCAAGCACATTGGGCTCACATGGTTGTACATGGTTGTCTTCATCTGCTAGGGTATGATCATATTAACGATATCGAAGCTGAAGAGATGGAGTCAATTGAGACTCAACTCATTGAAAGCTTAGGTTTTAACAATCCATACAAGGAACAATAA
- a CDS encoding PhoH family protein, whose amino-acid sequence MSNKLTTLNLYLEPADTRRLLSLCGPFDDNIKQLERRIGVEISYRDNHFQIVGQAKNCLSVNNLLKSLYVETQSVKGSTPDLEPDTVHLAIQEAVALEAELPRDDKELYIKTKRGVIKPRNPNQSDYVANIATHDITFGIGPAGTGKTYLAVAAAVDALERQEVRRILLTRPAVEAGEKLGFLPGDLSQKVDPYLRPLYDALFEMMGFEKVERLIERNVIEVAPLAYMRGRTLNDAFIILDESQNTTVEQMKMFLTRIGFNSRAVITGDITQIDLPKHQKSGLRHAIEVLSEVEEISFNFFQAKDVVRHPVVARIVEAYEEHDQKAQIAKAKRENHYKLQEATENEH is encoded by the coding sequence TTGTCTAACAAGTTAACCACGCTTAACCTATACCTTGAGCCAGCCGATACTCGCCGTTTATTGTCTCTATGCGGTCCATTTGATGACAATATTAAGCAGTTAGAGCGTCGAATTGGTGTTGAGATCAGCTACCGTGATAACCATTTTCAAATTGTAGGCCAAGCGAAGAACTGCTTAAGCGTCAATAACCTGCTTAAGTCTCTCTATGTTGAAACACAATCTGTTAAGGGCAGCACGCCTGATTTAGAGCCTGATACTGTCCACCTTGCCATTCAAGAAGCTGTGGCTCTGGAAGCTGAACTGCCAAGGGATGACAAAGAGCTCTATATAAAGACCAAACGTGGCGTGATTAAACCCCGCAATCCTAATCAAAGCGATTACGTTGCCAATATCGCGACCCATGACATCACATTTGGTATTGGTCCTGCCGGTACAGGTAAAACCTACCTTGCCGTTGCTGCCGCTGTTGATGCCTTAGAACGTCAAGAAGTTCGCCGCATATTACTGACTCGTCCAGCCGTTGAAGCGGGTGAGAAACTTGGCTTTTTGCCCGGTGACTTAAGTCAGAAGGTCGATCCATACCTTCGACCTCTTTACGATGCACTGTTTGAGATGATGGGCTTTGAAAAAGTAGAGCGTTTGATTGAACGTAATGTGATTGAGGTCGCTCCACTGGCTTATATGCGTGGACGCACCCTTAATGATGCCTTTATCATCCTCGATGAGAGCCAAAACACTACCGTTGAGCAGATGAAGATGTTTCTGACCCGTATCGGCTTTAACTCACGCGCCGTTATCACAGGGGATATTACTCAAATAGATCTGCCAAAACACCAAAAGTCTGGCTTACGCCATGCCATTGAAGTGCTCAGTGAAGTCGAAGAGATAAGCTTTAACTTTTTCCAAGCAAAAGACGTAGTTCGCCACCCCGTTGTGGCCAGAATCGTAGAAGCTTACGAAGAACACGACCAAAAAGCTCAAATTGCCAAAGCTAAACGTGAGAACCATTATAAGCTTCAGGAAGCCACAGAAAATGAGCACTAG